One region of Natronorubrum aibiense genomic DNA includes:
- a CDS encoding PAS domain S-box protein → MDSSSASTEATLEQCVRQQQAVAALGSRALEGDDLDALFRDVAETVATTLEMDSCTVLERVPDENQFRRRGRYGWEDGDGPVEPTTIAADPDSLASYTLATDESVVVTDRRTDDRFDESDPQFDRDVVSEVGVVVGSGDEPWGILRVQMTSRREFDAGEIAFVESVATVLASAVEREHANRRRNEAVTRTETIVETAHDGIYVLDEQRRFELVNESFAELTRFTRSELRGKPASDVFGEEFDATEAEKRATARGSKSPVFEETIIAGSDGTRTVESRFDIIAADDGSEKRVGVVRDVTERKHLESELEVMLDRVTDAFTAIDTEWTYTYVNEHAATLLDVADDELVGQNVWEAFPSAVGTQFETEYRRAMATQESVSFEAYSDVADTWLEVNVYPSATGLSVYFKDISERRAYEEQLRRFERLVETVNDGVYATDGEGRFVIVNDAFVSMSEHTRADLLGSHGSAFFGDRFVDTDEQEWRDLVDGTRESVEFETTITGPDGDPRSVQNRFVPFEMDGETGRVGVTRDVTERKQMEANLRESERQFRTLAEHLDETIWLAGADPEDLFYINPSYEDVYGRSRESLYEDALSFLEVVHPDDRERVRDAYTGLPETEYDEEFRIRTDDGEMRWIHARAVPVADDEGDVVGIVGIDVDVTDRKDRERRLAKYETIVEAVDDGIYTVDDDDRFTMVNRAYAELTGYSRSELLGSHTSLVVDEGVSERAQELAAEPGETKFEVEIETAAGDRIPTEATLTTHVDDESGKRRRIGVVRDITERKARQWKLEESRRRYRTLVDHFPNGAVALFDDDLRYTLVGGEMLDERNISRSELIGTCIYDRYPDDIVDDVEPKFRAALAGEEHTFEFTYEGRDLLTYTLPVRNDDGDVFAGMLMVQDITKRKEYRRRLEESNERLEQFAYAASHDLQEPLRMVSSYLQLIEGRYGDELDADGQEFLEFAVDGAERMRDMIDGLLEFSRIETQGEPFAPVELDDVLADVRRDLGVQIDEHDAKITAESLPRVEGDGNQLRQVFQNLLSNAIEYAGDSPPRIDVSTHRASTEWVISVSDNGIGIEPEDTDRIFEIFQRLHAVDEGTGSGIGLALCERIVERHGGEIWVDSEPGDGSTFSFTLPTVNDGAETVRD, encoded by the coding sequence ATGGATTCGTCGTCGGCCAGCACCGAAGCGACACTCGAGCAGTGCGTTCGTCAGCAGCAAGCCGTCGCTGCCCTCGGGAGCCGCGCGCTCGAGGGCGACGATCTCGATGCCCTGTTCCGAGACGTGGCGGAAACGGTGGCCACGACGCTGGAGATGGATTCGTGCACCGTTTTAGAGAGGGTGCCCGACGAGAACCAGTTCCGGCGTCGAGGGAGGTACGGATGGGAAGATGGGGACGGCCCCGTCGAACCGACGACGATTGCCGCGGACCCCGACTCGCTGGCGAGCTATACGCTCGCGACGGACGAGTCGGTCGTCGTTACCGATCGCCGAACCGACGACCGGTTCGACGAATCGGACCCTCAGTTCGATCGCGACGTCGTCAGCGAAGTCGGCGTCGTCGTCGGATCGGGCGACGAGCCGTGGGGAATCCTCCGCGTGCAGATGACGAGTCGACGCGAGTTCGATGCAGGCGAGATCGCGTTCGTCGAATCCGTCGCGACCGTTCTCGCGTCGGCGGTCGAACGCGAGCACGCGAATAGACGTCGGAACGAGGCGGTGACGCGAACGGAGACGATCGTTGAAACGGCCCACGACGGCATCTACGTGCTCGACGAGCAGCGGCGATTCGAACTGGTAAACGAGTCGTTCGCCGAGTTGACCCGGTTTACCCGATCCGAACTGCGTGGCAAGCCGGCGTCGGACGTGTTCGGCGAGGAGTTCGACGCCACCGAGGCCGAAAAACGGGCGACAGCCCGCGGCTCGAAGAGTCCGGTGTTCGAGGAGACGATCATCGCCGGATCGGACGGGACGCGGACGGTCGAAAGCCGGTTCGATATCATCGCCGCAGACGACGGCAGTGAGAAACGAGTCGGCGTCGTTCGAGACGTTACCGAGCGAAAACACCTCGAGAGCGAACTCGAGGTGATGCTCGATCGGGTCACCGACGCGTTTACCGCGATCGATACGGAGTGGACGTACACGTACGTCAACGAACACGCCGCGACGCTGCTCGACGTCGCGGACGATGAACTGGTCGGACAGAACGTCTGGGAGGCGTTCCCGAGCGCCGTCGGTACCCAGTTCGAGACGGAGTATCGGCGGGCGATGGCGACTCAGGAGTCGGTCTCGTTCGAGGCGTACTCCGACGTCGCCGACACCTGGCTCGAGGTGAACGTCTATCCCTCGGCGACAGGACTGTCGGTGTATTTCAAGGACATCAGCGAACGACGAGCGTACGAAGAGCAGTTACGGCGGTTCGAACGGCTCGTCGAAACCGTAAACGACGGCGTCTACGCCACGGACGGCGAGGGACGATTCGTCATCGTCAACGATGCGTTCGTCTCGATGAGCGAACACACGCGAGCGGACCTGCTCGGATCCCACGGATCGGCCTTTTTCGGCGATCGCTTCGTCGACACGGACGAACAGGAGTGGCGCGATCTCGTCGACGGAACGCGCGAGTCGGTGGAGTTCGAGACGACCATTACCGGCCCGGATGGCGATCCGCGCAGCGTACAAAATCGGTTCGTCCCGTTCGAGATGGACGGCGAAACGGGTCGCGTCGGCGTCACTCGAGACGTAACGGAACGAAAACAGATGGAAGCCAACCTCCGCGAGAGCGAACGGCAGTTCCGAACGCTCGCCGAACACCTCGACGAGACCATCTGGTTGGCTGGTGCCGATCCGGAAGATCTGTTCTACATCAACCCCTCCTACGAGGACGTCTATGGCCGCAGCCGCGAGTCGCTGTACGAGGACGCGCTCTCGTTTCTCGAGGTCGTCCACCCGGACGATCGCGAGCGAGTTCGGGACGCGTACACGGGACTTCCCGAAACCGAATACGACGAGGAGTTCCGGATCCGCACCGACGACGGCGAGATGCGCTGGATCCACGCTCGAGCGGTACCCGTTGCCGACGACGAGGGGGACGTCGTCGGCATCGTCGGGATCGACGTCGACGTCACCGACCGCAAGGATCGCGAGCGACGGCTGGCGAAATACGAGACGATCGTCGAAGCGGTCGACGATGGCATCTACACGGTCGACGACGACGATCGGTTCACGATGGTCAACCGGGCGTACGCCGAGTTGACCGGCTACTCGCGGTCGGAATTGCTCGGTTCACATACCTCGCTCGTCGTCGATGAGGGCGTCAGCGAACGTGCACAGGAACTGGCCGCTGAGCCGGGTGAGACGAAATTCGAGGTCGAGATCGAGACGGCGGCCGGCGACCGAATTCCGACCGAAGCCACGCTCACGACCCACGTCGACGACGAGTCCGGGAAACGGCGACGGATCGGCGTGGTCCGGGACATCACCGAACGGAAAGCCCGACAGTGGAAACTCGAGGAGAGCCGGCGTCGCTACCGAACCCTCGTCGACCACTTCCCGAACGGAGCCGTCGCCCTCTTCGACGACGACCTCCGGTACACGCTCGTCGGCGGCGAGATGCTCGACGAACGGAACATCTCCCGGTCAGAACTGATCGGTACCTGCATCTACGATCGGTACCCTGACGACATCGTCGACGACGTCGAGCCGAAGTTCCGGGCCGCACTGGCGGGCGAGGAACACACCTTCGAGTTCACCTACGAGGGCCGTGACCTCCTCACGTACACGCTCCCGGTTCGCAACGACGATGGCGACGTGTTCGCCGGGATGCTCATGGTCCAGGACATCACCAAACGAAAGGAGTACCGCCGTCGCCTCGAGGAGTCGAACGAGCGCTTAGAGCAGTTCGCCTACGCCGCCTCCCACGACTTACAGGAGCCGTTGCGGATGGTCTCGAGTTACCTCCAACTCATCGAGGGTCGGTACGGTGACGAACTCGACGCGGACGGTCAGGAGTTCCTCGAGTTCGCCGTCGACGGTGCCGAGCGGATGCGGGACATGATCGACGGTCTGCTCGAGTTCTCGCGAATCGAAACGCAGGGCGAGCCGTTCGCGCCGGTCGAACTCGACGACGTGCTCGCGGACGTCCGCCGAGATCTGGGCGTCCAGATCGACGAACACGACGCCAAGATCACCGCGGAGTCGCTACCCCGTGTCGAAGGCGACGGGAACCAGTTGCGACAGGTCTTCCAGAATCTGCTCTCGAACGCGATCGAATACGCGGGCGATTCTCCGCCGCGAATCGACGTGTCGACCCACCGTGCCAGCACCGAATGGGTAATCTCGGTCAGCGACAACGGAATCGGGATCGAACCTGAAGATACCGACCGCATCTTCGAGATCTTCCAGCGGCTCCATGCCGTCGACGAGGGTACAGGAAGCGGCATCGGTCTCGCGCTCTGTGAGCGCATCGTCGAACGCCACGGCGGCGAGATCTGGGTCGATTCCGAACCCGGCGACGGATCGACGTTTTCGTTTACGCTCCCAACGGTCAACGACGGAGCGGAGACAGTACGCGACTGA
- a CDS encoding pyridoxamine 5'-phosphate oxidase family protein, whose protein sequence is MHVRGSLSQSAITSLLEETTAPIRVACRTPQDHLWMCSLWYRLEDAVDADEDDWRLQCATSARADIVSFLESEPEVAFEVSTNDPPYTGVRGRGTATIEPDPEKETLRALLERYRIGTDSTLAQNLLRAERDEVTITIEPAVVYGWDFSDRMRETGTEA, encoded by the coding sequence ATGCACGTTCGCGGGAGCCTTTCACAGTCGGCGATCACCAGCCTACTCGAGGAAACGACGGCTCCGATCAGAGTCGCCTGTCGGACCCCACAGGACCACCTCTGGATGTGTTCGCTGTGGTACCGACTCGAGGACGCTGTCGACGCCGACGAGGACGACTGGCGACTGCAGTGTGCCACGTCGGCACGGGCGGATATCGTCTCGTTTCTCGAGTCCGAACCCGAGGTCGCCTTCGAGGTGTCGACGAACGACCCGCCGTACACGGGTGTCAGAGGGCGGGGAACCGCGACGATCGAGCCTGATCCCGAAAAGGAGACGCTGCGTGCGCTCCTCGAGCGATACCGAATCGGGACGGACTCCACGCTCGCACAGAATCTGCTTCGAGCGGAGCGCGACGAGGTGACGATCACGATCGAGCCTGCGGTGGTGTACGGCTGGGATTTCTCCGATCGAATGCGCGAGACCGGGACGGAGGCGTAG
- a CDS encoding DUF420 domain-containing protein codes for MATATARRRLRERPIGATILLTIVGYALVIGTFVLDIPIYPDLTIAQINLLTHAIAVINAAATVLLVAGWYWIRAGEVEKHRLAMVGAFTLILLFLVVYLVRVGGGGEKYFVGPDLYYYAYLAMLAIHILLSIVAVPVVLYALILGLTHTPAELRNTVHAKVGRIAAGSWILSLVLGVVTYVMLNHIFSYEFMIIPLI; via the coding sequence ATGGCAACCGCCACCGCGAGACGACGGCTTCGAGAGCGGCCGATCGGGGCGACGATCCTCCTGACGATCGTTGGCTACGCGTTAGTGATCGGCACGTTCGTCCTCGATATTCCGATCTATCCGGACCTGACGATCGCACAGATCAATCTGCTCACGCACGCGATCGCGGTGATCAACGCGGCTGCGACGGTGTTGCTGGTCGCCGGCTGGTACTGGATTCGGGCCGGCGAAGTCGAAAAACACCGCCTCGCGATGGTCGGCGCGTTCACCTTGATTCTGCTGTTTCTGGTCGTCTACCTCGTTCGAGTCGGCGGCGGCGGCGAGAAGTACTTCGTCGGTCCCGACCTCTACTACTACGCCTATCTGGCGATGCTGGCGATCCATATCCTCCTCTCGATCGTCGCCGTGCCAGTCGTCCTCTACGCGCTGATTCTCGGGCTGACCCACACCCCGGCAGAGCTGCGAAACACGGTCCATGCGAAAGTCGGCCGCATCGCCGCGGGCTCGTGGATTCTAAGCCTCGTGTTGGGTGTCGTCACGTACGTGATGCTCAACCACATCTTCAGCTACGAGTTCATGATCATCCCACTCATCTAG
- a CDS encoding HalOD1 output domain-containing protein, whose product MTEGGGDHTDSSQWSDPSQAVVEAIAEAEEIPTKQLRPPTYESLHAAVDPEALDLLFAPRADGTPRPGGQVSFPFCGYDVTIERNGSITLEKSD is encoded by the coding sequence ATGACGGAGGGGGGCGGCGATCACACCGATAGTTCACAGTGGAGCGACCCAAGTCAAGCAGTCGTCGAAGCGATTGCCGAAGCAGAAGAGATTCCAACCAAGCAGTTGCGACCACCGACGTACGAGTCGTTACACGCCGCCGTCGACCCGGAGGCACTCGACCTGCTCTTTGCGCCGCGGGCCGACGGCACGCCGCGACCGGGCGGCCAGGTCTCGTTCCCGTTCTGTGGCTACGACGTCACCATCGAACGGAACGGGTCGATCACGCTCGAGAAATCCGACTGA
- the leuS gene encoding leucine--tRNA ligase: MTNHYDHAQVQEFWQYVWERDDVYTLPEDADDPTYVLGMFPYTSGTLHMGHIRNYAITDAYARYRRMQGDDVLHPMGWDAFGLPAENAAFERKTDPRSWTEACIRRMREELETMGFGYDWSREITTCEPDYYRWNQWLFKRFYEAGLVEYDSAAVNWCPDCETVLAAAQVEEREVERSESSASASGDTASREVERVCWRCETPVGRRELDQWFFTITDYAEELHDGLEDLEGWPEGVREIQRNWIGRQEGARITFAVDDHGDVDIFSTRPETVYGATYLAVSPGHDLARALAEADDEVADYVEDVRERDPSEVGLSGLETDATAIHPLTGAELPVYVAGYVLEDVGTGAVMGVPAHNERDHAFASEHELPIEGVIVPDDDTLLDLEAAAYTGEGVLEASGEYDGIESETARERIVADHDAIEEDVTYRLRDWLISRQRYWGTPIPVVHCEDCGHVLVPDEELPVELPEFVRTTGNPLEEHESFRETECPECGGPARRETDTMDTFVDSSWYYLRFLSPDLEDAPFDTERAAEWLPVDVYVGGEEHAILHLLYTRFFTRALADLGLLDRREPITELKSQGTVLYDGEKMSSSKGNVVAPQEYGAETTRLFVLSAAHPEQDFEWTANNVRGAYDLQQTLYEMAATFIEEGDTRVETQTHDEYIAREIDRTIAAVTDEYERFRFHRAATEIQELARLLRRYRGYDRPHGETYRRGLLTLAALIAPMAPHLGEELWNKLRGEGLVVEADWPTPDRDVDDYRLERQFVESTLADVRDIVDVAAIDEPERIELVVTQNWKYDAARQVTEHADETFDDVDVGSLVDQLLEANLEADREAVATFVVDLIEQVDRTELEQLLEPETELAIAERSAWLLTDEFDADVVVRRATDGDDVAGNSRPGKPAIHIS, encoded by the coding sequence ATGACGAACCATTATGATCACGCGCAGGTCCAGGAGTTCTGGCAGTACGTCTGGGAGCGCGACGACGTCTACACGCTACCCGAGGACGCCGACGATCCGACCTACGTCCTCGGAATGTTTCCGTACACGTCCGGCACGCTCCACATGGGGCATATTCGAAACTACGCAATCACCGACGCGTACGCGAGATATCGCCGCATGCAGGGCGACGACGTGCTCCACCCGATGGGCTGGGACGCGTTCGGCCTCCCCGCCGAAAACGCCGCGTTCGAGCGCAAGACCGATCCCCGATCCTGGACGGAGGCGTGTATCCGCCGGATGCGCGAAGAACTCGAAACGATGGGGTTTGGCTACGACTGGTCTCGCGAGATCACGACCTGCGAGCCCGACTACTACCGGTGGAACCAATGGCTGTTCAAGCGGTTCTACGAGGCAGGGCTCGTCGAGTACGACTCGGCAGCGGTCAACTGGTGTCCCGACTGTGAGACGGTCCTCGCCGCCGCACAGGTCGAGGAACGCGAGGTCGAACGCAGTGAATCATCGGCGTCAGCGAGCGGCGACACCGCGAGCCGCGAGGTCGAGCGCGTCTGCTGGCGGTGTGAGACCCCTGTCGGCCGGCGCGAGCTCGACCAGTGGTTTTTCACGATCACAGACTACGCCGAGGAACTCCACGACGGCCTCGAGGACCTCGAGGGGTGGCCCGAGGGCGTCCGCGAGATTCAGCGCAACTGGATCGGTCGGCAGGAAGGCGCACGGATCACGTTCGCGGTCGACGACCACGGAGACGTCGACATCTTCAGCACCCGACCGGAGACGGTGTACGGCGCGACGTATCTCGCGGTCTCGCCCGGCCACGACCTCGCTCGAGCGCTCGCCGAAGCCGACGACGAGGTAGCCGACTACGTCGAAGACGTCCGTGAACGCGATCCGAGCGAGGTCGGCCTGTCGGGCCTCGAGACGGACGCGACGGCGATCCACCCGCTCACCGGGGCGGAACTGCCCGTCTACGTGGCTGGCTACGTCTTAGAGGACGTCGGCACCGGCGCGGTGATGGGCGTGCCCGCCCACAACGAGCGCGATCACGCCTTCGCGAGCGAACACGAGTTGCCGATCGAGGGCGTGATCGTCCCCGACGACGACACGCTGCTCGATCTCGAAGCGGCAGCCTACACCGGCGAGGGCGTCCTCGAGGCAAGCGGCGAGTACGACGGGATCGAAAGCGAGACGGCTCGAGAGCGGATCGTCGCCGACCACGACGCGATCGAGGAGGACGTTACCTACCGACTACGCGACTGGCTGATCTCCCGCCAGCGTTACTGGGGGACGCCGATCCCGGTCGTCCACTGTGAGGACTGTGGCCACGTGCTCGTGCCGGATGAGGAGTTGCCCGTCGAACTCCCGGAGTTCGTTCGCACCACGGGGAACCCGCTCGAAGAGCACGAATCGTTCCGCGAGACTGAGTGTCCCGAGTGCGGTGGTCCGGCCCGCCGCGAGACGGACACGATGGACACGTTCGTCGACTCCTCGTGGTACTACCTCCGATTCCTCTCACCCGACCTCGAGGACGCGCCGTTCGACACCGAGCGCGCCGCCGAGTGGCTGCCCGTCGACGTCTACGTCGGTGGCGAGGAACACGCGATCCTCCACCTGCTCTACACGCGATTCTTCACGCGGGCGCTGGCCGATCTGGGCCTGCTCGACCGACGTGAACCCATCACGGAGCTCAAAAGTCAGGGCACGGTGCTGTACGACGGCGAGAAGATGTCCAGTTCGAAAGGCAACGTCGTCGCACCGCAAGAGTACGGCGCAGAGACGACGCGGCTGTTCGTCCTCTCGGCGGCCCACCCCGAGCAGGACTTTGAGTGGACCGCGAACAACGTCCGCGGGGCCTACGATCTCCAGCAAACACTCTACGAGATGGCCGCCACGTTCATCGAAGAAGGCGACACCCGCGTCGAGACACAGACTCACGACGAGTACATCGCCCGCGAAATCGACCGGACGATCGCCGCCGTGACCGACGAGTACGAGCGGTTCCGGTTCCACCGCGCCGCGACGGAAATCCAGGAACTGGCGCGACTGCTCCGACGCTACCGCGGGTACGACCGACCACACGGCGAGACCTACCGGCGAGGCCTGCTCACGCTCGCGGCGCTGATCGCACCGATGGCACCCCACCTCGGCGAGGAACTCTGGAACAAACTCCGTGGCGAAGGGCTGGTCGTCGAAGCCGACTGGCCGACCCCCGACAGGGACGTCGACGACTATCGACTCGAGCGACAGTTCGTCGAGTCGACGCTCGCTGACGTCCGTGACATCGTCGACGTCGCAGCGATCGACGAACCCGAACGAATCGAACTCGTCGTCACCCAGAACTGGAAATACGACGCCGCACGACAGGTCACAGAGCACGCCGACGAGACGTTCGACGACGTCGATGTCGGTTCGCTCGTCGACCAACTGCTCGAGGCCAATCTCGAGGCGGACCGTGAAGCCGTCGCGACGTTCGTCGTCGACCTGATCGAACAGGTCGATCGGACGGAACTCGAGCAGCTACTCGAGCCCGAGACCGAACTGGCGATCGCAGAGCGCAGCGCGTGGCTGCTCACCGACGAGTTCGACGCCGACGTCGTCGTCCGGCGAGCGACCGACGGCGACGACGTGGCCGGGAATAGCCGACCGGGGAAGCCGGCGATCCACATCAGCTAG
- a CDS encoding SPW repeat domain-containing protein produces the protein MSESKTSDPTGEPRTRAQGEPDGQKWLSGIVSLIGLWIAITPALYPAATSMTWNNVLIGGAIFLLAGYNYYRITNGYRTSTGVMSLVALLALWTLVAPFAFAGQVATEGLAVASQALVWNNVAGGLIMAVLAAYIAYAAGTAVRAGTATGTR, from the coding sequence ATGAGCGAGTCCAAAACCAGCGATCCGACTGGAGAGCCACGCACTCGAGCACAGGGGGAACCCGACGGCCAGAAATGGCTCAGCGGGATCGTGTCCCTGATCGGCCTGTGGATCGCCATCACACCGGCACTTTACCCTGCCGCCACGTCCATGACGTGGAACAACGTGCTGATCGGGGGTGCGATCTTCCTGCTCGCGGGGTACAACTACTACCGGATCACCAACGGCTACAGGACCAGCACCGGCGTGATGTCGCTCGTCGCGTTGCTTGCCCTGTGGACCCTCGTCGCCCCGTTCGCGTTCGCGGGGCAGGTCGCGACGGAGGGGCTCGCCGTCGCGTCTCAGGCGCTCGTCTGGAACAACGTGGCAGGCGGGCTCATTATGGCAGTGCTCGCCGCGTACATCGCGTACGCAGCGGGGACTGCCGTTAGAGCCGGTACGGCAACCGGAACGCGGTGA
- a CDS encoding FkbM family methyltransferase: MTATRTPVKQLRSAVGDPSRVARYLRLEGRKLGRLLRAGRLGAAAGSATELLTGRNPYYEHRLEAGRYQVVDVGGHELVVDTADAGISRTLLAYGVHEYRSTAVFERELERLAEVVDGPVHVLEIGANIGYFCTLEASVLGERARIHAIEPVPSNVDLLAHNLERNGYAALATVEQFALGNTVGTVEMELSTHSNQHCVRDTSSARTTRRDDHETVSVEQTTGNRYLAERAIDPESVAVVRFDVEGYERDVLAELTDVLEASGPTLVYVEVHPLELSVDAKTELVDRFETHGFEVVSAVRTDAAAGVPDGRRWHGLECDVDGFDDLRRAMTESDHSIELIVRK, from the coding sequence ATGACTGCAACACGAACACCGGTCAAACAGCTCCGCTCGGCGGTCGGCGACCCGTCGCGTGTCGCTCGCTACCTGCGACTCGAGGGCCGAAAGCTTGGCCGGTTGCTGCGTGCGGGCCGACTCGGTGCCGCCGCCGGGTCGGCCACGGAACTGCTCACTGGACGAAATCCCTACTACGAACACCGGCTCGAGGCGGGACGCTATCAGGTGGTCGACGTCGGCGGACACGAACTGGTCGTCGATACGGCGGACGCCGGCATCTCGCGGACGCTACTCGCCTACGGCGTTCACGAGTACCGCTCGACGGCGGTTTTCGAACGAGAACTCGAACGCCTCGCCGAGGTCGTCGACGGCCCCGTTCACGTCCTCGAGATCGGCGCGAATATCGGCTACTTCTGTACGCTCGAGGCAAGTGTTCTCGGCGAGCGGGCTCGAATCCACGCGATCGAGCCCGTTCCGTCGAACGTCGACTTGCTCGCACACAACCTCGAGCGCAATGGGTACGCCGCGCTCGCAACTGTCGAGCAATTCGCCTTGGGGAACACCGTCGGGACCGTCGAGATGGAATTGAGCACGCACTCGAACCAGCACTGTGTTCGCGACACATCGTCGGCACGCACGACCCGCCGAGACGACCACGAAACAGTCTCCGTCGAGCAAACGACCGGCAACCGATACCTCGCCGAGCGTGCGATCGATCCCGAATCGGTCGCCGTCGTCCGGTTCGACGTCGAGGGCTACGAACGCGACGTCCTCGCGGAGTTGACCGACGTCCTCGAGGCATCCGGGCCGACGCTCGTCTACGTCGAAGTTCATCCACTCGAGTTGTCCGTCGACGCGAAAACGGAACTTGTCGATCGGTTCGAAACGCACGGGTTCGAGGTCGTCTCGGCGGTTCGAACCGACGCCGCGGCCGGTGTCCCCGATGGTCGGCGTTGGCACGGCCTCGAGTGCGACGTCGACGGGTTCGACGATCTCCGACGGGCGATGACCGAGAGTGATCACTCGATTGAACTCATCGTGCGAAAGTAA
- a CDS encoding glycosyltransferase, with translation MTADSTHDSKRGETPHGDEWPTVSVIVPVYNDPSGIRDTLDSLTAQTYPDDAHEILVVDNDSTDETPAIARAYADEHDHVTFLVESDVQSSYAARNTGIAHARGDVFAFVDADMLVDAEWLADAITAFERADAEYMGCNVEVIPSDDRDSLAERFNLRTAFPIEHFIQTLEFAPTCCLIVSRSVVDDVGAFDSRLVSGGDREFGHRVRDSGRELHFAPAVTMYHPARSTADAIVQKSRRIGRGLYQLRTLHPTQYDSWLPLALNPMPFLPPRLEQLRTIDDWETLSRREKVGFYLLSYAQSVSNGVGRLEEMLRRRLQPH, from the coding sequence ATGACCGCAGACAGCACACACGATAGCAAACGGGGAGAGACACCGCACGGGGACGAGTGGCCGACGGTTTCGGTGATCGTTCCCGTCTACAACGATCCATCGGGGATTCGAGACACGCTCGACTCGCTGACGGCGCAGACGTATCCGGACGACGCACACGAGATTCTGGTCGTCGACAACGACTCGACCGACGAAACGCCGGCTATCGCGCGGGCGTACGCGGACGAACACGACCACGTCACGTTTCTGGTCGAAAGCGACGTACAGAGTTCCTACGCGGCACGGAATACGGGAATCGCACACGCTCGCGGTGACGTGTTCGCGTTCGTCGACGCCGACATGCTGGTCGACGCCGAGTGGCTCGCCGACGCGATCACGGCGTTCGAGCGAGCCGACGCCGAGTATATGGGCTGTAATGTGGAGGTGATCCCGTCGGATGACCGCGATTCCCTCGCCGAACGGTTCAATCTGCGGACCGCCTTTCCCATCGAACACTTCATCCAAACTCTCGAGTTCGCCCCGACGTGCTGTCTGATCGTCAGTCGATCTGTCGTCGACGACGTGGGTGCGTTCGATTCGCGGCTGGTCTCGGGCGGCGACCGGGAGTTCGGCCATCGAGTGCGCGACTCAGGTCGGGAACTCCACTTCGCCCCGGCGGTGACGATGTACCATCCGGCCCGGTCGACGGCCGACGCGATCGTGCAAAAGTCACGTCGGATCGGGCGCGGCCTCTACCAGCTCCGGACGTTACATCCCACCCAGTACGACAGTTGGCTCCCACTTGCGCTCAATCCGATGCCGTTTCTCCCGCCGCGGCTCGAGCAGCTACGAACGATCGACGACTGGGAGACGCTGTCGCGTCGCGAGAAGGTCGGATTCTACCTGCTATCGTACGCACAGAGCGTCTCGAACGGCGTTGGTCGGCTCGAGGAGATGCTTCGACGACGACTCCAACCACACTGA